TGTAAGCCTGGTTAATGGTGTCGAGTAGTTCATTCAACGGGGCCGGTTTCATAACATAATCAAATGCCCCCAGCTGCATTCCCTTGATGCCGAATTCCACCGAAGCGTGGCCGGTGAGCATAATGACCTCAATTTCCGGTTTCAGCTTTTTGATATGGCGCAGAGTCTCGATGCCGTCCATTTTCGGCATCTTGACATCCAATACGATGACATCAAAATCCTGGGTTTCAAGAACCTTAAGCGCATCGATACCGCTTGCCACACCTTCGGCGAGGACTTTTCGTACCTTAAGACGTTTGACTATGGTTTCTCTGAAATCGTCCTCGTCATCAACAATCAACACTCGTAATGTATCCATCATGTCCCTTTAATTTTTCGGAAGAAGAATGGTAAATACCGTACCTTCGCCTTCCTTGCTCTCAACCGAAATTCGGCCCCCAAGTTTTTCAATAATAGTATATGAGATCGAAAGCCCAAGGCCAGTGCCCTTGCCGACTTCCTTCGTTGTAAAAAACGGATCAAAAATCTTGCTCAGATTACTTTCGGGTATCCCCTTACCGGTGTCGGCTACTGAAATTTCAACCTCGCCGGTTTTTTCATGATAACGGGTGCTGACGGTAACTGTTCCGTCATGGTCGATAGCATCAATGGCATTATTGAGGAGATTGAGAACAACCTGTTGAATCTGCGACAGGTCGCTGGTTATGATCGGGACATCCTCCGCATAGTGTTTTTCTATATTGATATTCATATACCTCGCCCCGTTGTCCAGGAAACCGGTGGTTTCATCCAGGAGGGCGTTGATATTGATTTTTTCTTTTGCCGGTTCCATCCGGCGCGCAAAACCAAGGAGATTATGAATGATTTTCCGGGCCCTGGCGACCTGCTGCTCGATTTTGTCAACTGACTCATCAAGTTCGGCAAAATTTTTATTAGCGGCAATATCCTCTTCCGCCAGCAGGTCTTTCATCCACCCGGCTACTTCAGCAATCGATGCCAGCGGGTTATTGACTTCATGGGCGATTCCGGCCGCCATTTTGCTCAAGGCAATCATTTTGTTGGCCTGGACCAGCATGTCGGACTTTGACGCGTCTTCCTGATCAGTCTTCCGAATCCTGTTGATGAGGCCGTTGGTAAAAAGAATCGCTCCAATAACAATAATTGCTAAACCGAAGATGGTAAAAAACATCATCCAGTACTTTCCTGTTTGGAAAGGCAACAGGATCTCATCGGGATCTTCCTTGATCACCACCACCCATTTTGTGGAGGAAATTTTGGTGCTTGCATAAAAGCTGTCTTGTCCTTCAAAGACACGCCGTGTTGCATTTGTGGTACTCGTCGAAGAAAAGTCCGGGTATTTCGGCTTTTCCAGGTAATTCCCCCCAATACGGGGCTGGGTCATTAACGCGTTATTAAGATTGACAATAAAGGCATCGCTCCCTTCACCCACCAGGTCATTCTGGAGGATGTCGTAGATATTTTTCAGGTTGATAGTAACCCGGAGGATCCACGAGGTATTCTTTTCCCTGACCATGACAGCGATAATAAAGTGCGGCACCTTGCGGAAACCCATAAAAATATCACTTATGTAAATGCCATTGGCCTTGGTGGCACTAAACCATGCCTCGTTTTTGTAATTGACCTCTTTGAGCATGCTGTAATAGGGGCCGACATAAGCGCGATGATTGCCTTCGTCATCAATTACCCCGATGTCCATGAAAGAGTTGGACTTGGTGTGCATGACCTCAAAAATAGTTTTGAGAAAGGTTTCTTCGGTGAGGGTGGCGAAGGTATTGGTGTTGGCGATGGTGTAGAGTTGGGCGACGCGTTCGTTGAAGAACAGGTCAATGGCATCCCGGCGGTTTTCAGCGGTGCGCTTTAAAGACTCGGTGACTTTATCCGTGTAGATGCCGTCAAACAGCGTATAAAGGGCGATGGTAACGAAAAGCAGAGGAAAAACGGACAAACCGATGATAGCCAGACAATTTCGCCACCAAAGTTTAGTGTAGTTTCTCTGATTCATACAAGCCCCGCATGTCAACAATGGTATCGCGCTGCCAAAGTCTGCATCCGCCGTGATAATAACGATGTGTAACTATACTGTAAAAATGAATGAAACACATCTTGTCTTTCACCGGCTGAGCCGATGAAAGAAAATTATGGCCCCCCAAGGAATGCTCGGAACACGGGTTGCGGGGCCGTGATAAAGTGGAGCGAACCAGTCCGGTCTTTTACAACGGCTGCTAAAAACAAACAACATCACCAATTTTCACGAGATTGCGGTCTTTTACCAGCAGGCACGCCTTGTTGTTATCGCATTCAGTAATTACGGCGCTGCCAAGAGCCGCACCGAATCGCCGGTAGAGGGTACACGACATTCCCGGGGCAGCGGAGATACCTTCCTGGAGGTCACAGGTCACTTCGGTTCCCTGGTCTGTCTGACGAAGTATGTAGATTTCTCCACAACGACGGCTGGAAAGGTGTCTCGCCCAGAGCCAGCCGAAAAAAAAGTTCAGAACCCCGGTGACAAGGCCGCCAAGCAAGAAGCCGCCGGCAAAGATGTAAGGATTGATGCCGGTAGTGCGGGTCAGAAAAGATGGTGAATGGGCGTTTTGGGTGGCCAGGTCCGGCCATATCCTGACCGCGAAGACAAGGGCCGGGTTCTGTTTTTCCCCGTAGCGATCCTTGACCATAATGGTATGTTCCCCTTCCAGCGCATCAGGACCTACCGTTATAACGCCCCGCCACATCGATCCCCCGAACCAGTAGCCTGAGAAAATTGCCTCCGGGATTAATCTGAGTGAATCGTCAGATGACTGTCCTTCAATGACGAAATCTGCGATGGCCTCAGTCTTCGGGGGCATTGGACCGCTGATGAGAAATCGGCTTCCAGGTATCAGGTCAATGGTGCCGCTGTTGCCTTTCAGCCCGCCAACCATGGCATCGACAAAGGCCGCCAACGCCGCGGTCAGCAAGATCATGGCGACAATGCCGCTCAGCTTCTGCCACCGTGCTATTCCTGATTCAAAGATCATGTGACAGTGTTTTGCCGTGTGCGAAGAAAACGCTTTCCCAAAAACCCGCACACCAGTCCAGGAATAAGCAGTGAGAAGATGGTTGTGAAAAAGGTCGCATTGAAATCTTCAGGGTGTAGTGAAGCCCGATACATGGCAATGAATACGGCAACCACCATGAATAGATTGATGGCCAGTACCAGCAATTTTTGCAGCAAGAAGAATCTGTATTCCGACATGATGACCTCACGATATTACAGGCGGGTGGGGTTTTCGCCACCCGCCTGGTTTTTTCTGCTACTTCTTGAAAATATCCGTTTTTGATATGTTCATGAAGCGAAGTGATTGTCCGGCAACTTTGTAGTAGATCCGGACTTCATCACCGGCATCCCAGGTACTGGCGGGATAGCCGAAGTAGTTGTCCGGCACTGAGAAGGTGCAGAGCATTTTCTGCCGTCCGGAGTAAATGGTAATGGTTTTCTTTTCCTTATCGATCATCGGCATTTTCTTTGGTTTATTTTCGGCTTTGTCGAAAACCAGAGGATGATCTTTGGCGATGGGCTGCTGCAGATCGACGATGGTGATCGGCAGGGTCTCAAGTTTTTTGGTGTTGGTATCGTAAATGACGATTACCTTTTTATCGGTGTCCAGCTTCATTCGCTGGCCGGCCTTAGGCTCCGGACCGGTTTCTTTCGGGTCAGCCGGCAATTTAAAGACTGCGGGTGGCAGTTTGTCATAAACGGGTTTGGTCTGATCTCCGGAGCTGTCATGGATCAGAGTTACTTCCTTTTTCTCCGCGTCAAAGGCGATGGTTCTACCCTGTTCTACTTGGCCAAATTCTGCTTGACTGACACCGGTTATGGTCATGAGCATAGCGGCAGCAGCGGCAGAAATCAATATATGTCTGAAATTCATCATATGTTCTCCTTATGCGTTCTCCTGGTTAGTACCCTAGAAATTTTTTCTAGTTTTCGCCCTTGCCTCAGACGGGCTGAAAAGGGCGAGAATACATTTCATGAAGGTGTCTTCCCCTGTGGAGGTTTAGATTTTCTGCTGCTTTTGGGCCAGTTCTCTTTTTACACCGGCTATCATCCTGACGAAAATGTAGATAGACATCGCACTTACCAGGCCGAGGACCAGAATAGTTGAGCCGGTGTCGAGGACGGCTTTATATTGTGGTACCCAGGGTTGCACCAGTTTCATAAGAATAGACAGGGCGCAGCCGATAACCGCAAGTCCGAAGGCAATTCGAATACCGTAGCCTTTAATATACTTCGTGGCAACCGCACCAACCTGAGCGCCCATTGCAGCACCGATCAGCATGACCATGGCTGCGACCAGTTCCGTGCGGCCCTTGAAGGTGTATGTTCCTGCACCATACAACCCGGAGATGGCAACCTCAAAAAGATCCGTTCCAACTGCCACATGGGTAGGACAACCAATCATGTAGATCAATGCCGGCATACGAATGAGACCACCACCGATACCGAGAATACCGGCGAGCCAGCCTGTGAAGAAGCTGACGAAAATAGGCAGCCAGGCGCTGCAGTAGATACCGGCAACTTCCAGGTGAACCATTGGCGGGATCTTGATTTTATGCAGGGTTTTATGCCACTCAACACCGGTAGCTGTCACGTCAAGTTTTTCACCACGCGCAGCAGCGGCTTTTTCTTTCTGGGCACGCTTGGCAACATCGTGGAAAACCATCCAGGCAATAAAGGCGAGCAGGGCGATATACACCCAGCGCACAACTTTTTCTACGGAACCAATACGTTCGAGCCACATAACCATCTGCGCACCGGCCTCGAAACCTACGACCGTACCGACGAGCATGATGATACCAAGTTTGTAGTCAACGTTACCGAATTTGCCGTGGCGCATTGTCGAGATGAGCGATTTGCCTGCCATGTGGGCGATATCGGTACCGATGGCAAAGGCCATTGGGAACCCGAGAATGTTCAGGCCGGGGGTGACCATCCAGGCACCGCCCATTCCAAAGAAGCCACCAATAATGCCAACTCCGACGCCAAGAATAATCAGACCGGGCCAAAATATTTTGACGCCGGCAATGGGCATGAGCATATAGAGCCAATCGTATTCCATGAGTATCTCCTTAGATTGAAATTGAGTTCAATTTAATGTTCGGCCAATTCCCGGCTTTTCAGATCAATCCCTATCCAGCTCATAATGATGTCGGCAATAACACCAAAAATCACGCCGGTAACCGGAATGAGGACGACAGTCAGAAGCATGAAATACAAATGACTTTCATTGTAGAGATTAGCCCACCAGAGCATCACTCCATCAAGTTTTCGGGTGTCGGCGACCAGGACAATAGGCGCAGACTTTCCTCCGGCTGCCAACGCAAAACTCGGAGAGAGCAGCATCAACGTGATGAGTCCCCACCATATCCGCTGTAATCGTTTTTTCATCGTTGTCTCCTTTTGTTTTGAATTCATTGTTACTCAGCTCAACACCGGAAAATCCGGTAAACCTCTTGCTGGAGTGTTTTCCACCGGGGTAGCACGCAAAGATTAAAGCTGAGCAGTTAACCCGATTTGCTTCTTGATATTCCAAAATGTATGCCATTAATTGTGCAATAAATAAAAAACCACATAATTACAAATTCATAAAAATAATTGTTGTTGATATATTGCGCATTATCAGCTAGTATGTTTCGCAATATGCACGATTAAAACTTGGGATATTTCAAGGAGGAATCGATATGCGCTATTCATTTCCCCCCTCGCTTAACCCGGTCATTCGCATGAATGATGCGTTTTACTCTTGGGGGATCAGCAAGTTCCTTGTTTTGAGCGGAACCACTCTTCTGGCTTTTCTTCTTTTGGCCTCCGTGCTTATTGCCTATAAAATTGCGTCTTCCTCCCTCGATTCAGCTTATTCACGCAATGCCCAATTGAGGGCCAAGGCTCAGGCGCATGACATTAACCAGGTTTTCCTGTCTGCCCGGCAGGAATTGCAATTCCTCAGCAGTGGCTCACTTTCTCCAGAAGAAATATTCAATTACCTGAGGAGGAAAACTCCGGAGGGTCAACCCCTATATCGAGAAATTGCTTTTCAGGGCAATACGGTTGAAGAACGGTTTATTTTTGTAAGTAATGGCTCGAGTGTGTTTGCGGTTCCTCTTGAGCAGGCTCCGGTCGGCAGGTCGGGAGTCTTTCCCGTTAATGATCAATTCAGCGGCAAAGAAAAGGACTATGTCCAAATCAGTGACCCGGTGGAGGTTGTCTACCCTGCGGTCCCTTCTCAGGATGGGGTCAATTCCATCGCCATGCATGTTATCAGGTTGACTATGCAGGTCTTTTCAGCAGAGAACGTGTACAGGGGCAAATTGACCCTCTCAATCGATCTGACTCGCATCAGGAGTATTCTCTCACTCCATGCATCTTCGCAATCACCGCTGTTTTTGTTTCCACAGGACAACGAAAGGAAGAAAAGTTTCTTTTTTGATTCGGATGGATGGCTTCTGTTTCAGTCAGAGCTTGAGCCCGAAAGGATGACTGATCTCTCTGTCGATGAACTGCGTGTAGGCTTGCGAGGTGACGTTGGTCGGCCGGGATTCAGTACCGCTTTTCGTCCTGAGTTGGCGAATGAACTTTACTGGAATATTGTTTCTGAGGTGCAAAAAGGAAAAAGCGGTCAGGTGCTTTCCGATCGATCTTTCACCCAAAGCACGGAGACTGAAAAGCAGCTGTATCTTAGCTATGTGCCGATTGTTTTTCGAGAATCCTCAGAGTCTGAGCGTATTGTCGGTGGGGTGGGATGCCTTGACACCAGCTTTATGTATATGGCATCTACTTACCAGGTTGCCTGGACGCTGACCATCGCTTTTCTGGTGAGTTTACCGCTTATATTTATCTCAATGTTTTATCTGAGCATGCGAGTCTGTAAACCGCTCAATCTTCTCGCTGATGCCATCGACGCCCGCGTTTCCGGCGATGATCCCTCTCCACTTGATTTTCCACCGATTTTTTCCGAAATAAATCGATTTCAGCAATCACTCAATGTCCTTCTGCTTCAGGTGCAAATAGCTAGAAACGATACAATTCTCAGAGAAGGCCTGTATGAAAATGATTGGATGGGGCAAAACATAAACCTGGAGAAAGAGATTGCCAATTCCCACGATCTCGATCCCCAATTGCTGAGTGTACCACTGTATGGCATCGTCGGAGGTGGCCAGGCCGTCAGCAATTTGCGTCAGCAGATTCAAAAGGCCTCCAGGGTCTTGGCCGATGTGTTAATTATAGGGGAAACCGGCACAGGAAAAGAACTTGCCGCGGAAGCCGTCCATGCCATCAGTCATCGGTCCAATGGGCCTTTTATTTCTATTAATTGCGGTGCTCTTGATGAAAATTTACTCATGGATGCGCTGTTTGGTCATGTCAAAGGCGCTTTTTCTGAGGCCCAGACTGACAGAAAAGGTGCCTTTATTGCTGCATCTGGCGGAACTTTGCATCTTGACGAAATTGCCAATGCCTCACCGAAGGTCCAACAGGCCTTACTTCGGGCCCTTTCGGTGCGGCGCATACGACCCCTGGGTTCCGACAAGGATATTGCCTTTGACGCGCGGATTATTGCGGCAACCAATATTGATCTCCTCCAACTTTCTCTCACCGGTAAGTTTCGGGAAGATCTCTATTATCGATTGGCGGTCATCACCATTGTCATGCCACCACTGCGCCATAGAAAAGAGGATATTATCGTTCTGGTAAAACACTTTCTTGAAGAAAACGTCTCTCTTTCAGGACAGCCTTTCGTCGGTATCAGCCGTGGCGCGATGGAAAAACTGATGAACTATGATTGGCCAGGCAATATTCGGGAATTAAAAAACTGCATTACCCGGTCGTTGACCTTCGCTGATGGCGATCTCTTATCGGCTTCGCATATCCTTTTTGATAAGAGAGTCGGAAAAAATGATGAAATTATTGAAATTCCTGCAAGACATGTCCCCGCCCCGATGGGTGTGCCATCTGAAACGGAAAAAGAGGTGGATAGTAGTGTGGTAGCCCCAATAATCGATAGCTCCACGGAGCAAGGGGCAGATTGGCTTGGAGAACTTAATGACCGTCAGCGTAAAGCGTGGCCGGCCATTGTTAAAAACGGTGGCATTACCCGGATCGAGTATCAGGCTGTCGCAGGCGAGGCAATTTCCGTTCGTACCGCGCAATATGACCTTCACCAGTTGATGGCTAAAGGCTTACTTATTAAAACTGGACGAGGACCCTCTTCTCGCTATCTTGTTTCGCAATCCCTTGTGATTTCATAACTGTTCAATATTATCGCGAAGGAAGCTGTCACGAATACGCAATTGCGCATTTACTGCGCAATTGTTGTATTGTGCAACGAGGGGCAGAGCGTATCAGGTTGTTCCTTTGATCAGAGGTTTTTGCCGCAAGAATCAAAGAAAACCAAAAATCCCAGTATAGCGGTCTACAGGCGCAAATTCATCAGTGAAGGGGGCAATGTTTTTTGTTGGGGGGGCTATTTGGTTGGCGAGCATTTCCTGGATATCTTCATCTGCTGGTGCATTTTCGTGAAAAGGACTGGCAAAAGCGGCGAGAATGAGGTTTTGCCACAGGCGAATATCAGCTGGGTTGAAGACGGCGTAGGCACGAATATCTGGAAAAGTCGTTTTCAGGGTCTGGTAAAAAGCCGAGTAAAAGTCGCTTGATTGGCCCTTTTGCGAAGCAAGGACATTTACAAGGACCACGCCGTCAGGGGTCAAAGCCTTGCGCATGTGCTGGATTGCCTCAACTGTTACAAGATGAAAGGGAATGGAATAGTGCGATGTGAAAACGTCGCATAAGATAACATCATATCGATCAGGAGTCTTTTGCAGAAATATCCGGGCATCTTCTTCGATGATACGCAGCCGGGGATGTTCAGAGAGACCGAAGTGGGCCCGGGATAGGCTGATAATCCCCGGATCGAGCTCGACAACATCGATTTGCAGTTCGGGATAATGTGCAAGAGCATATTTGGGAAACGAAAAACCACCGCCTCCAAGGACCAGCATCCGTTTCATTGTTGGATTAAAATATTCGGCAAGGCGGTAAAAGCGGGTATACGCCACGGCAAGCTCGGTGGTATCGTCCAAATACATTGCCGATTGCCGTCCATGCGGTCCGGTAACCATTTCCCGGGTAAGTCTTCCTGTTGCAAGTTCTTGGCTGTTATAGAC
This DNA window, taken from Desulforhopalus sp., encodes the following:
- a CDS encoding response regulator, producing the protein MDTLRVLIVDDEDDFRETIVKRLKVRKVLAEGVASGIDALKVLETQDFDVIVLDVKMPKMDGIETLRHIKKLKPEIEVIMLTGHASVEFGIKGMQLGAFDYVMKPAPLNELLDTINQAYNKKRGLPH
- a CDS encoding ATP-binding protein, translated to MNQRNYTKLWWRNCLAIIGLSVFPLLFVTIALYTLFDGIYTDKVTESLKRTAENRRDAIDLFFNERVAQLYTIANTNTFATLTEETFLKTIFEVMHTKSNSFMDIGVIDDEGNHRAYVGPYYSMLKEVNYKNEAWFSATKANGIYISDIFMGFRKVPHFIIAVMVREKNTSWILRVTINLKNIYDILQNDLVGEGSDAFIVNLNNALMTQPRIGGNYLEKPKYPDFSSTSTTNATRRVFEGQDSFYASTKISSTKWVVVIKEDPDEILLPFQTGKYWMMFFTIFGLAIIVIGAILFTNGLINRIRKTDQEDASKSDMLVQANKMIALSKMAAGIAHEVNNPLASIAEVAGWMKDLLAEEDIAANKNFAELDESVDKIEQQVARARKIIHNLLGFARRMEPAKEKININALLDETTGFLDNGARYMNINIEKHYAEDVPIITSDLSQIQQVVLNLLNNAIDAIDHDGTVTVSTRYHEKTGEVEISVADTGKGIPESNLSKIFDPFFTTKEVGKGTGLGLSISYTIIEKLGGRISVESKEGEGTVFTILLPKN
- a CDS encoding DUF4881 domain-containing protein codes for the protein MMNFRHILISAAAAAMLMTITGVSQAEFGQVEQGRTIAFDAEKKEVTLIHDSSGDQTKPVYDKLPPAVFKLPADPKETGPEPKAGQRMKLDTDKKVIVIYDTNTKKLETLPITIVDLQQPIAKDHPLVFDKAENKPKKMPMIDKEKKTITIYSGRQKMLCTFSVPDNYFGYPASTWDAGDEVRIYYKVAGQSLRFMNISKTDIFKK
- a CDS encoding sulfite exporter TauE/SafE family protein encodes the protein MEYDWLYMLMPIAGVKIFWPGLIILGVGVGIIGGFFGMGGAWMVTPGLNILGFPMAFAIGTDIAHMAGKSLISTMRHGKFGNVDYKLGIIMLVGTVVGFEAGAQMVMWLERIGSVEKVVRWVYIALLAFIAWMVFHDVAKRAQKEKAAAARGEKLDVTATGVEWHKTLHKIKIPPMVHLEVAGIYCSAWLPIFVSFFTGWLAGILGIGGGLIRMPALIYMIGCPTHVAVGTDLFEVAISGLYGAGTYTFKGRTELVAAMVMLIGAAMGAQVGAVATKYIKGYGIRIAFGLAVIGCALSILMKLVQPWVPQYKAVLDTGSTILVLGLVSAMSIYIFVRMIAGVKRELAQKQQKI
- a CDS encoding sigma-54 dependent transcriptional regulator; the protein is MRYSFPPSLNPVIRMNDAFYSWGISKFLVLSGTTLLAFLLLASVLIAYKIASSSLDSAYSRNAQLRAKAQAHDINQVFLSARQELQFLSSGSLSPEEIFNYLRRKTPEGQPLYREIAFQGNTVEERFIFVSNGSSVFAVPLEQAPVGRSGVFPVNDQFSGKEKDYVQISDPVEVVYPAVPSQDGVNSIAMHVIRLTMQVFSAENVYRGKLTLSIDLTRIRSILSLHASSQSPLFLFPQDNERKKSFFFDSDGWLLFQSELEPERMTDLSVDELRVGLRGDVGRPGFSTAFRPELANELYWNIVSEVQKGKSGQVLSDRSFTQSTETEKQLYLSYVPIVFRESSESERIVGGVGCLDTSFMYMASTYQVAWTLTIAFLVSLPLIFISMFYLSMRVCKPLNLLADAIDARVSGDDPSPLDFPPIFSEINRFQQSLNVLLLQVQIARNDTILREGLYENDWMGQNINLEKEIANSHDLDPQLLSVPLYGIVGGGQAVSNLRQQIQKASRVLADVLIIGETGTGKELAAEAVHAISHRSNGPFISINCGALDENLLMDALFGHVKGAFSEAQTDRKGAFIAASGGTLHLDEIANASPKVQQALLRALSVRRIRPLGSDKDIAFDARIIAATNIDLLQLSLTGKFREDLYYRLAVITIVMPPLRHRKEDIIVLVKHFLEENVSLSGQPFVGISRGAMEKLMNYDWPGNIRELKNCITRSLTFADGDLLSASHILFDKRVGKNDEIIEIPARHVPAPMGVPSETEKEVDSSVVAPIIDSSTEQGADWLGELNDRQRKAWPAIVKNGGITRIEYQAVAGEAISVRTAQYDLHQLMAKGLLIKTGRGPSSRYLVSQSLVIS
- a CDS encoding fused MFS/spermidine synthase, encoding MLHWCVFLCGAAVMIIELTGSRILAPVLGTSLIVWTSLIGIVLASLSLGAWWGGIIADRHPQPRILGRIVLLAAWSTTAIALSKTWVLDLMQGIGDLQAVAVMATVALFSPASVLLGMVAPFAVRLHLEDREHGGRTAGNLYAVSTIGSIVGTFLAGFVLIAWVGSTSILYITAAGLAIASILAEPSGKPLKACSVILFVLAAFLNYHYDGFLAKQGFIDTDTPYNRVLVYNSQELATGRLTREMVTGPHGRQSAMYLDDTTELAVAYTRFYRLAEYFNPTMKRMLVLGGGGFSFPKYALAHYPELQIDVVELDPGIISLSRAHFGLSEHPRLRIIEEDARIFLQKTPDRYDVILCDVFTSHYSIPFHLVTVEAIQHMRKALTPDGVVLVNVLASQKGQSSDFYSAFYQTLKTTFPDIRAYAVFNPADIRLWQNLILAAFASPFHENAPADEDIQEMLANQIAPPTKNIAPFTDEFAPVDRYTGIFGFL